From the genome of Bradyrhizobium elkanii USDA 76, one region includes:
- a CDS encoding SDR family NAD(P)-dependent oxidoreductase, giving the protein MRVSIITGGGSGIGAAVARRLAGPGQSLMLHGQGAEATGLARLNSVAEECRSKGAKVEVSTGDLAKSGAGTALVAATRAAFGPIDSIVHAAGFADRREFSSLPREALERAFAVMAAAFHEIAAAALSDLTRSAQGRAVAVSSFGPHRFVPGATYPGSAAAKAALEVLVKSLAIELAASGATANAVMPGYTRKDPGLFGALDTATWERVAKANPMQRLAEPDEVAAVVAFLLSPEAGHVTGATLPVDGGLTLM; this is encoded by the coding sequence ATGCGCGTTTCAATCATCACGGGAGGCGGCTCCGGCATTGGCGCCGCAGTCGCGCGCCGGCTCGCCGGCCCCGGTCAATCCCTGATGCTGCACGGACAGGGCGCCGAGGCCACCGGGCTCGCGCGGCTGAATTCGGTTGCGGAGGAATGCCGCAGCAAGGGCGCGAAGGTCGAGGTGAGCACCGGCGATCTCGCCAAGTCCGGCGCCGGCACCGCGCTGGTCGCGGCAACGCGGGCCGCGTTCGGGCCGATCGACAGCATCGTGCACGCCGCGGGCTTTGCCGACCGGCGCGAATTCTCAAGCCTGCCACGCGAGGCGCTGGAGCGTGCCTTCGCGGTGATGGCGGCGGCCTTCCATGAAATCGCGGCGGCCGCGCTGTCCGACCTCACGCGCAGCGCGCAGGGCCGCGCCGTCGCGGTGTCGAGCTTCGGGCCGCATCGCTTCGTGCCCGGCGCCACCTATCCGGGATCGGCGGCTGCGAAAGCCGCGCTCGAGGTGCTGGTGAAGTCGCTTGCGATCGAGCTCGCCGCGTCGGGCGCCACCGCCAATGCCGTGATGCCCGGCTACACCCGCAAGGATCCCGGCTTGTTCGGCGCGCTGGATACCGCGACCTGGGAGCGCGTCGCAAAGGCCAATCCGATGCAGCGGCTGGCCGAGCCCGACGAGGTCGCCGCCGTCGTTGCCTTCCTGCTGTCGCCGGAAGCAGGCCACGTCACCGGCGCGACGCTGCCGGTCGATGGCGGCCTGACCTTGATGTGA